One genomic window of Maribacter aquivivus includes the following:
- a CDS encoding 4'-phosphopantetheinyl transferase family protein, with translation MTHLLFTYLTDEGNDSFFAEAKHRFSTEFVNKFSKYKRWQDAKSTILGRLLLAYGLKNLYQVDINNLKMNFSKDKKPFLENSSIQFNISHSNDVIVCAITSVGDIGVDIEKISDINIHDFIDQFSQSEYEAIISSSNVQEQFYRFWTQKEAIVKANGSGLHIPLNSFEINNHQATVADQCYFLKEIPLNPQYICNVATQNIISDNVMTLTSLNTELITGFGSCNNFKSFC, from the coding sequence ATGACACATTTATTGTTTACTTATTTAACCGATGAAGGCAACGATTCTTTTTTTGCTGAAGCAAAGCATCGTTTCTCGACGGAGTTTGTAAACAAGTTTTCTAAATATAAACGTTGGCAAGATGCAAAATCTACCATTCTTGGTAGGTTGTTATTAGCTTACGGATTAAAGAATTTGTATCAAGTAGATATAAATAACCTCAAGATGAATTTCTCTAAGGATAAAAAACCCTTTTTAGAAAATTCATCTATTCAATTCAACATTTCACACTCCAATGATGTAATTGTTTGCGCAATTACATCGGTGGGTGATATAGGCGTTGATATTGAGAAAATCAGTGATATCAATATTCATGATTTTATAGATCAATTCTCTCAGTCAGAATACGAAGCAATCATAAGTTCGTCAAATGTACAGGAGCAGTTTTATAGATTTTGGACCCAAAAAGAGGCTATTGTTAAGGCAAATGGTTCTGGTTTGCATATACCTTTGAATTCATTTGAAATAAATAACCATCAAGCAACAGTTGCGGATCAATGTTATTTTTTGAAGGAAATACCTCTCAATCCCCAGTATATATGCAATGTAGCCACCCAAAATATAATATCCGATAACGTAATGACGTTAACAAGTCTTAATACGGAATTAATTACAGGTTTTGGGTCATGTAACAATTTTAAATCTTTTTGCTAA
- a CDS encoding polysaccharide biosynthesis/export family protein: MKADISPFNFKNIRNSLFRFSLLLLVALQISSCGSAKKSSYFNEVGNNSFATYFEPLEPILQKNDLLSINITSLNAEVTEMFNLANNAGGAQPTGYLIDQDGFIRFPVLGKIEVSGLTKKELREYIRGELISKKLLMEPIVDIRFMNFKVSVLGEVNQPAVFTIPNEKVTLLEALGMAGDMTIYAQRNNVLLISEEDGVKSTKRIDLTSDELFTSPNYYLRPNDIVYVQPNDRKVRNTSNAAQWFSVILGSLSLAVISISTFK; the protein is encoded by the coding sequence ATGAAAGCTGATATTTCCCCATTTAATTTTAAGAACATAAGAAATTCATTGTTTAGATTTTCTTTACTATTACTAGTTGCATTACAAATTTCATCTTGTGGTAGTGCAAAAAAGTCTTCTTACTTTAATGAAGTAGGTAACAATTCATTTGCTACTTATTTTGAACCATTAGAACCAATATTACAGAAGAATGATTTGTTGAGCATAAACATTACCAGTTTAAATGCAGAAGTAACAGAGATGTTCAACCTAGCCAATAACGCTGGTGGTGCGCAACCTACAGGGTATTTAATTGATCAAGATGGTTTCATACGTTTTCCGGTTTTAGGTAAAATAGAAGTTTCTGGGTTGACCAAAAAAGAGCTAAGAGAGTATATTAGAGGAGAATTAATTTCGAAAAAGTTATTAATGGAGCCCATTGTAGATATTCGATTCATGAACTTTAAGGTTTCTGTTTTAGGCGAAGTAAATCAGCCTGCAGTTTTTACCATTCCAAATGAAAAGGTAACATTACTTGAGGCTTTAGGGATGGCAGGTGATATGACCATTTATGCACAGAGAAATAATGTTTTGTTGATTAGTGAAGAAGATGGAGTTAAGAGTACAAAAAGAATTGATTTGACATCAGACGAATTATTTACCTCTCCGAACTACTACTTAAGACCAAATGACATCGTTTATGTTCAGCCTAACGATAGAAAGGTTAGAAACACCTCTAATGCTGCCCAGTGGTTTTCAGTAATACTAGGTTCTTTATCATTAGCGGTTATTTCTATTTCTACTTTTAAGTAA
- a CDS encoding GumC family protein, whose translation MTEKEYFDSQMSSKENGENFDLKALFAKYLKSWKLFLISLIVFLALAVAALQFVRTSYNVTSKILLKNETATIDASGNNLVNNNPFSNSEKVNNEIEVLTSVHLMRSVLDSLSLQGKVIAPDVFPETELYGSELPFKIVVDTLFPLAYETTLKIKIEGADSFSITEEFEDALTDSSTSSSSYGYNTYNYGYKIEKPYGIFHIVENEKTTSKDAEFVVEFRDIDELAHDYVKKVLNIYVVNKDASVINIELKESNPEKGEDIINGLVEMYGYKAFLEKNAVALENVKFIDNRLNTLSVELSEVEMNVAQFKTENELANVEFDANSFAAQEIDYGRKLTESEIELKVLSAIERNLKRGDSESTINSLSVTSANLIYLIDSYNKLLIDKKSLQRTVPENNPRMIDIRGQLEQLRRNILGSLSTSKQSLRTTINSIKGRSDQFVEKKQRIPNMQRQLLEISREQGIKENLFLYLLQKREEAALMVGVRNDNFTIIDRAITDFESGSPSKKSFLLISFLMGLIVPIGFIHLKDALNSKVTNKKDVEAKLNVPVIGEIVHNKSKNNLIEKGEEESALGQSFRMMRMNLDFMLSKKKVQTVLVTSAIKGEGKTFFSSNMGVALASSSAKVLILELDKHNPELIEALGETKKEYGISNYLNQNHNTITVNDLLIPVNNNPNLFAIGLGSENIDGLEFFNSNRMEILMNNLKQEFDYILIDSAPIGKLADTFALSRFTDCCICMVRENHSNLEDLAIIEDLKVNKKFKNPMVVLNDVTSNE comes from the coding sequence ATGACTGAAAAGGAATATTTCGATTCACAAATGTCTTCCAAAGAAAATGGAGAAAATTTTGATTTGAAAGCACTGTTTGCCAAATACCTTAAATCGTGGAAACTTTTTCTGATTTCTCTGATTGTATTTTTGGCTTTAGCTGTGGCTGCCTTACAATTTGTTCGTACGTCTTATAATGTTACTAGTAAAATACTATTAAAGAACGAAACAGCTACTATTGATGCATCAGGTAATAACTTGGTGAACAATAACCCTTTTAGTAACTCTGAAAAGGTAAACAACGAAATTGAAGTACTTACTTCTGTGCATTTAATGCGGTCGGTGTTAGATAGTTTGTCGTTACAAGGCAAGGTTATAGCTCCTGATGTTTTTCCTGAGACAGAATTATATGGTTCTGAACTGCCTTTTAAGATTGTAGTTGATACCCTATTTCCACTTGCTTATGAAACTACTTTAAAAATTAAAATTGAAGGTGCAGATAGCTTTAGTATTACTGAAGAGTTTGAAGATGCTTTAACAGACTCTAGTACTTCAAGTTCTTCTTATGGCTATAATACCTATAATTATGGTTATAAAATTGAAAAACCATACGGTATTTTTCATATTGTTGAGAATGAAAAAACGACTTCAAAAGATGCTGAGTTCGTTGTTGAATTTAGAGATATTGATGAATTAGCACATGACTATGTAAAAAAGGTATTAAATATTTATGTAGTTAATAAAGATGCTTCGGTTATAAATATTGAATTGAAAGAATCAAATCCAGAAAAGGGTGAAGATATTATTAATGGTCTAGTTGAAATGTACGGTTATAAAGCATTTTTAGAAAAGAATGCTGTAGCATTAGAAAATGTAAAATTTATTGATAATCGTTTAAATACGCTTTCCGTAGAGCTTAGTGAAGTAGAAATGAACGTGGCACAGTTTAAAACAGAAAATGAACTTGCCAATGTTGAGTTTGATGCCAATTCTTTTGCTGCACAAGAAATAGATTATGGTAGAAAATTGACCGAGTCTGAAATCGAATTAAAGGTTCTTAGTGCTATCGAGCGTAATTTAAAAAGAGGAGATAGTGAATCTACCATAAATTCGTTGAGTGTTACAAGCGCAAATTTAATCTACCTAATTGATAGTTATAATAAATTATTAATAGATAAGAAAAGTCTACAAAGAACCGTACCTGAGAACAATCCTAGAATGATTGATATTAGGGGTCAATTAGAACAGCTTAGGAGAAATATACTTGGTAGTCTTTCTACATCTAAGCAAAGCTTGAGAACTACTATTAATAGTATTAAAGGTAGGTCGGATCAATTTGTTGAAAAGAAGCAACGTATACCGAATATGCAAAGGCAGTTATTAGAAATTAGCAGAGAGCAGGGTATTAAAGAGAATTTATTTTTATATCTATTGCAAAAAAGAGAAGAAGCAGCTTTAATGGTTGGTGTTAGAAATGATAATTTCACAATCATTGATAGAGCAATAACCGATTTTGAATCTGGCTCGCCTAGTAAAAAATCATTTCTTTTAATTTCCTTTTTAATGGGACTTATAGTTCCAATAGGTTTTATACATTTAAAAGATGCACTTAACTCTAAAGTCACTAATAAGAAAGATGTCGAGGCAAAGTTAAATGTGCCGGTTATAGGCGAGATTGTACATAATAAATCTAAAAATAACCTAATAGAAAAAGGGGAAGAAGAAAGTGCATTAGGACAGAGTTTTAGAATGATGAGAATGAATCTAGACTTTATGCTCTCTAAAAAGAAAGTGCAAACGGTTCTAGTAACTTCGGCAATTAAAGGTGAGGGAAAAACTTTTTTCTCTTCAAACATGGGTGTCGCTTTGGCTTCATCAAGTGCTAAGGTTTTAATACTAGAATTAGACAAACACAATCCTGAATTGATTGAAGCTTTGGGAGAAACCAAAAAAGAGTATGGTATTTCTAATTATTTAAACCAAAATCATAATACTATAACCGTTAATGATCTTCTAATTCCGGTAAATAATAATCCAAATCTTTTCGCAATTGGTTTGGGGTCTGAAAATATTGACGGGCTAGAGTTTTTCAATTCGAATAGAATGGAAATATTAATGAATAATTTAAAACAAGAATTCGATTATATATTAATTGATTCAGCACCAATAGGTAAATTGGCAGATACTTTTGCACTTTCGAGATTTACAGACTGTTGTATTTGTATGGTTAGGGAAAATCACTCTAATCTAGAAGATTTAGCGATAATAGAAGATCTTAAGGTGAACAAAAAGTTTAAAAACCCAATGGTGGTTTTAAACGATGTAACTTCTAACGAATAG